In a genomic window of Nothobranchius furzeri strain GRZ-AD chromosome 14, NfurGRZ-RIMD1, whole genome shotgun sequence:
- the LOC107389668 gene encoding E3 ubiquitin-protein ligase TRIM21: MSAGSSRRSEDPFLCSICLDVFTDPVSTPCGHNFCKTCITTHWDGDRSCQCPVCKKVFKTRPELEVNTFIREMVDQFRHEAEQKTSSSSEQQAAKPGEVPCDVCTGTRLKALKSCLVCLLSYCETHLEPHLTASYVKRHQLVDPVENLEDRMCQKHDKPLELFCRTDQTCVCLVCPVLDHQTHEFVPLREECEGKKAELEKTEAEVQQMIQNRRLKIQEIKESLKISKDAADRQKAEGVQVFTDLKESVERSLKELMKEIEDNQKTTEKQAEGFIKDLEQEISELTKRSSEVKQLACSEDHLHLLQSFSSLKAAPPTKDWTEVRVHPPSYEGTMVRAVEQLEEKLRKKMKNLMEAELKKIQKSAVDVTLDPATAHPALILSADGKQVHCGDVRMYLPDNPERFSQYACVLGRQSFSSGRFYFEVQVKGKSDWTLGVARRSINRKGNITLHPKNGFWIVWLRNGNQYGALADPPVDLHVDSGPEKVGVFVDYEEGLVSFYDVGAASLIYSFPGCCFSDKLHPFFSPGLNEGGKNSAPLIICPVDPSV, encoded by the coding sequence ATGTCTGCTGGCAGCAGCCGGAGATCTGAGGATCCGTTTCTGTGCTCCATCTGTCTGGATGTGTTCACTGATCCAGTCAGCACACCATGTGGACACAACTTCTGTAAGACCTGCATCACCACACACTGGGATGGGGACAGGAGCTGCCAGTGTCCCGTCTGTAAAAAGGTGTTCAAGACCAGACCTGAACTGGAAGTCAACACCTTCATCAGAGAGATGGTTGATCAGTTCAGACACGAAGCTGAACAGAAAACCAGCAGCAGCTCAGAGCAACAAGCTGCCAAACCAGGAGAAGTTCCCTGTGACGTCTGCACTGGAACCAGACTGAAGGCCCTGAAGTCCTGCCTGGTGTGTCTGCTCTCCTACTGTGAGACTCACCTGGAGCCTCACCTGACAGCTTCATATGTGAAAAGACATCAGCTGGTGGATCCTGTGGAGAACCTGGAGGACAGGATGTGTCAGAAGCACGATAAACCTCTGGAGCTGTTCTGTAGAACCGACCAGACATGTGTCTGCTTGGTCTGTCCTGTTTTAGACCACCAGACTCATGAGTTTGTTCCTCTGAGAGAAGAATGTGAAGGAAAGAAGGCAGAGCTGGAGAAGACAGAGGCTGAAGTTCAGCAGATGATCCAGAACAGACGACTGAAGATTCAGGAGATCAAAGAGTCGCTGAAGATCAGTAAAGATgctgcagacagacagaaagcagaAGGTGTTCAGGTCTTCACTGATCTGAAGGAGTCTGTTGAGAGAAGCCTGAAGGAGCTCATGAAGGAGATCGAAGACAATCAGAAAACTACAGAGAAACAGGCTGAAGGCTTCATCAAAGATCTGGAACAGGAGATCTCTGAGCTGACGAAGAGGAGCTCTGAGGTGAAGCAGCTCGCATGCTCTGAagaccacctccacctcctccagaGCTTCAGCTCCCTGAAAGCTGCTCCACCCACCAAGGACTGGACAGAGGTCAGAGTTCATCCTCCATCATATGAGGGGACCATGGTGAGAGCTGTggagcagctggaggagaaactcaggaagaagatgaagaaCCTGATGGAGGCTGAGCTGAAGAAGATCCAGAAGTCTGCAGTAGATGTGACTCTTGATCCTGCCACGGCACATCCTGCCCTCATCCTGTCTGCTGATGGAAAACAAGTTCACTGTGGTGATGTGAGGATGTATCTTCCAGACAACCCAGAGAGATTTTCTCAGTATGCGTGTGTTTTAGGGAGACAGAGTTTCTCTTCAGGCAGATTTTACTTTGAGGTTCAGGTTAAAGGAAAAAGTGACTGGACTTTAGGAGTGGCCAGAAGGTCCATCAACAGGAAGGGAAACATCACACTGCATCCTAAAAATGGTTTCTGGATTGTTTGGTTGAGAAATGGAAATCAGTACGGAGCTCTTGCTGATCCTCCAGTAGATCTCCATGTTGATTCTGGTCCTGAGAAGGTGGGGGTGTTTGTGGATTATGAGGAGGGTCTGGTCTCCTTTTATGATGTAGGAGCTGCATCTCTGATCTACTCCTTTCCTGGCTGCTGCTTCTCTGATAAACTCCACCCGTTCTTCAGTCCTGGTCTTAATGAAGGAGGTAAAAACTCAGCTCCTCTGATCATCTGTCCTGTTGATCCATCAGTCTGA
- the serpine3 gene encoding probable serpin E3 isoform X1: MCLLPVVSFLVCLWLGEKIHCSSSFQDSMRELHSRFAVSLYQTLTETENKSNLVLSPVSISLSLALLQLGARGSTRAQLEGMLGYSVNDAQVQDFLLHSQGDLTNTSQGMWLQQSCTLFIQSGVQLLDQFTQRTAAWANTNVVQTNFSQVSHTRSPAEQPERHHDESWPLHSGSSSGELSGSGEAQAEAVWWGHRLQVALVNTVVFRGVWQKQFMFSNTQNLPFALSDGSTIKVPMMYQAAEVSFAGQFRTASEQRYTVLELPYLGRVLSLQVVLPSERKTALSSLESQLSARQLAAWNTGLRRTKMDVFLPRFRMQNKVDLRSVLPEMGISDAFNPATADFTGISVEEGLYVSDAFHDVRVEVTEEGTKADAATAMVLHKRSRAPVFKADRPFLFLLRQVNSGSILFMGRVMHPAD; the protein is encoded by the exons ATGTGTCTCCTGCCAGTGGTGTCATTCCTCGTGTGCTTGTGGTTGGGGGAGAAAATCCACTGCAGCAGTAGCTTCCAGGACAGCATGAGAGAACTCCACAGCAGGTTCGCCGTCAGCCTGTACCAGACGCTCACTGAGACGGAGAACAAATCCAACCTGGTCCTGTCCCCAGTGAGCATTTCCTTGTCCCTGGCACTGCTGCAACTGGGTGCCAGGGGCAGCACTCGGGCTCAGCTGGAAGGAATGTTGGGATACAGCGTGAACG ATGCTCAAGTCCAAGACTTCCTGTTGCACTCACAGGGCGACCTGACCAACACCAGTCAGGGAATGTGGCTGCAGCAGAGCTGCACGTTGTTCATTCAGAGTGGAGTCCAGCTCCTGGACCAGTTCACGCAGCGCACTGCAGCCTGGGCCAACACCAACGTAGTGCAGACCAACTTCAGCCAAGTCAGTCACACTCGCAGCCCAGCAGAGCAACCGGAGCGTCACCACG ACGAGTCATGGCCCCTCCACTCAGGAAGCAGTAGTGGAGAGCTGTCGGGCTCAGGCGAGGCCCAAGCAGAAGCTGTCTGGTGGGGACACCGACTGCAGGTGGCGCTGGTCAACACAGTGGTGTTCAGAGGTGTCTGGCAGAAGCAGTTCATGTTCTCCAACACCCAGAACCTGCCCTTTGCCCTTTCTGATGGCAGCACCATCAAGGTGCCCATGATGTATCAGGCAGCAGAGGTCAGCTTTG CAGGTCAGTTTAGAACAGCGTCTGAGCAGCGCTACACGGTGCTGGAGCTGCCGTACCTGGGCCGAGTCCTGAGCCTACAGGTGGTCCTGCCCAGTGAGAGGAAGACCGCACTCTCCTCTCTGGAGTCCCAGCTCTCTGCTCGGCAGCTGGCAGCCTGGAACACAGGCCTGCGCAGAACTAAGATGGACGTTTTCCTGCCCAG ATTCAGAATGCAGAACAAGGTCGACCTGAGGTCAGTGCTTCCTGAGATGGGCATCAGCGACGCCTTTAACCCAGCGACGGCTGATTTCACTGGAATCTCAG TGGAGGAGGGTCTTTACGTGTCCGATGCCTTTCATGACGTGAGAGTAGAGGTCACAGAGGAAGGGACGAAGGCAGATGCTGCAACGG CTATGGTGCTGCACAAACGGTCCCGTGC
- the serpine3 gene encoding probable serpin E3 isoform X2: MCLLPVVSFLVCLWLGEKIHCSSSFQDSMRELHSRFAVSLYQTLTETENKSNLVLSPVSISLSLALLQLGARGSTRAQLEGMLGYSVNDAQVQDFLLHSQGDLTNTSQGMWLQQSCTLFIQSGVQLLDQFTQRTAAWANTNVVQTNFSQVSHTRSPAEQPERHHDESWPLHSGSSSGELSGSGEAQAEAVWWGHRLQVALVNTVVFRGVWQKQFMFSNTQNLPFALSDGSTIKVPMMYQAAEVSFGQFRTASEQRYTVLELPYLGRVLSLQVVLPSERKTALSSLESQLSARQLAAWNTGLRRTKMDVFLPRFRMQNKVDLRSVLPEMGISDAFNPATADFTGISVEEGLYVSDAFHDVRVEVTEEGTKADAATAMVLHKRSRAPVFKADRPFLFLLRQVNSGSILFMGRVMHPAD; this comes from the exons ATGTGTCTCCTGCCAGTGGTGTCATTCCTCGTGTGCTTGTGGTTGGGGGAGAAAATCCACTGCAGCAGTAGCTTCCAGGACAGCATGAGAGAACTCCACAGCAGGTTCGCCGTCAGCCTGTACCAGACGCTCACTGAGACGGAGAACAAATCCAACCTGGTCCTGTCCCCAGTGAGCATTTCCTTGTCCCTGGCACTGCTGCAACTGGGTGCCAGGGGCAGCACTCGGGCTCAGCTGGAAGGAATGTTGGGATACAGCGTGAACG ATGCTCAAGTCCAAGACTTCCTGTTGCACTCACAGGGCGACCTGACCAACACCAGTCAGGGAATGTGGCTGCAGCAGAGCTGCACGTTGTTCATTCAGAGTGGAGTCCAGCTCCTGGACCAGTTCACGCAGCGCACTGCAGCCTGGGCCAACACCAACGTAGTGCAGACCAACTTCAGCCAAGTCAGTCACACTCGCAGCCCAGCAGAGCAACCGGAGCGTCACCACG ACGAGTCATGGCCCCTCCACTCAGGAAGCAGTAGTGGAGAGCTGTCGGGCTCAGGCGAGGCCCAAGCAGAAGCTGTCTGGTGGGGACACCGACTGCAGGTGGCGCTGGTCAACACAGTGGTGTTCAGAGGTGTCTGGCAGAAGCAGTTCATGTTCTCCAACACCCAGAACCTGCCCTTTGCCCTTTCTGATGGCAGCACCATCAAGGTGCCCATGATGTATCAGGCAGCAGAGGTCAGCTTTG GTCAGTTTAGAACAGCGTCTGAGCAGCGCTACACGGTGCTGGAGCTGCCGTACCTGGGCCGAGTCCTGAGCCTACAGGTGGTCCTGCCCAGTGAGAGGAAGACCGCACTCTCCTCTCTGGAGTCCCAGCTCTCTGCTCGGCAGCTGGCAGCCTGGAACACAGGCCTGCGCAGAACTAAGATGGACGTTTTCCTGCCCAG ATTCAGAATGCAGAACAAGGTCGACCTGAGGTCAGTGCTTCCTGAGATGGGCATCAGCGACGCCTTTAACCCAGCGACGGCTGATTTCACTGGAATCTCAG TGGAGGAGGGTCTTTACGTGTCCGATGCCTTTCATGACGTGAGAGTAGAGGTCACAGAGGAAGGGACGAAGGCAGATGCTGCAACGG CTATGGTGCTGCACAAACGGTCCCGTGC